A window of [Ruminococcus] lactaris ATCC 29176 genomic DNA:
CTGAAATCGCCGCGTTCCACTGCATCCTGAACTGATTGCTTTATTTCGTCCCCAAATTGTTCCCATTTATAATCCATAATAGGGTATTTCCTCCTTAAAGGCTTGACCTGTTCTTTCATTTATATCATAATTCAGTTTAGACGCTGCCACGAAAATTGTCAAGAAACAACAAAGAAAGGACGTATTTCTATGTCATTATCTAAAATTCCCCGGATTCTTTTTGAAGATCAGGAAATTCTGGTCTGCCATAAGCCTTCCGGTGTTCCTGCACAGACGAACCGAATCGGAACGCCTGACCTGGTCAGTATTTTAAAAAATCATCTCAGGAAAGAATCCCGTTCACCTTATCTCGCCCTGATTCACCGGCTGGATCAGCCTGTAGAGGGACTGATGGTTTTTGCCAAGACTCCCCGGTCCGCCAAAGAGCTTTCCCGACAGTTGACAACTTCCGGTTTCGGCAAATATTACCTTGCAGTGGCAGAGGGAGTTCCTTCTGAAGCAGAAGCGGATCTGACCGATTATCTTGTAAAAGATGCACGCTCAAATACCTCTCACATCTGCTCCAAAGATACACCGCAGGCAAAGATTGCAAAACTTCATTATAAGGTACTTGCAGCCGGAACGACTGCTGACGGCAGTTCCTGTTCCTTGCTTAAAATTCATCTGGATACCGGCAGGCATCATCAGATCCGTGTTCAAATGGCACATATGGGACATCCGTTGATCGGTGACCGGAAATATAACCTGACAGGAACTTCCTCCCCGAAGCTGCTCCTCTGTGCATTCCGGCTCAGTTTCCGCCATCCTGTAACAGGTAAAAAAATGGAATTTACACTGCCGGTTCCGGAAGAATATCCGCTGTCTGCGGGGAAAGTCCTTTAAAATCAGTACCATATTTTCAGCCCAAATAGTCCGTATTAAACTTCTATTAACATAAAGATAAAAGCCGGAGAACCTGACTGCTTCTGTTCTCCGGCTTTCACTTCATTTACACACCACATTTATTTCCGTTCTTCTGATCAACCGTTATGCATTATGCCTCTTGTACTTCCTCTTCAGGTTCCTTTTCCAGAGCTTCTTCATATCTTCCGAGGATCGTTGACTGGATTTTTTCCCTTGTTCCCGAATTGATCGGGTGTGCAATATCCCGGTACTCTCCATCCATTGCCTTCTTACTCGGCATCGCAATGAACAAGCCCTTTTCACCTTCGATGACCTTGATATCATGAACTACAAATTCATCATCGATCGTAATAGAAACTACAGCTTTCAGTTTCCCCTCTTTTGCTACTCTCCGCACACGTACATCTGTAATCTGCATAGTTACGTTCTCCTTTTCTCATAAGCATTTTCTGAACTATAATGCATATCTCTCATTCTTTTCTACGACAACTTTGACCCCGTTTTCTCCGACGTGCCTTGTATTTGCACGGATCGTATCCCTGCTTTCCACGATGCAGTTCTCAATATAGGTATTATCCCCAAGATACACATCATTGAGAATGATCGAATTTTTGATCACACAGTTATTTCCCACAAATACTTTCTTAAATATCACGGAATTTTCCACTGTGCCGTTGATGATACTTCCACTTCCGACCAGGCTGTTCTTTACCACAGCACCCGGATTATATTTTGCCGGCGGCTGATCGCTCACTTTTGAATAAACTGCCGGTAATTCCTTGAAGAAATACTTTCTTACCTCTGGCTTCAGGAAGTCCATATTCGTCTTATAATAAGCATCTACTGTTGAGATATTACTCCAGTAAGTTCCCATTTTATAACCATAAATCTTCTTTACATTCCTGTA
This region includes:
- the spoVG gene encoding septation regulator SpoVG, with translation MQITDVRVRRVAKEGKLKAVVSITIDDEFVVHDIKVIEGEKGLFIAMPSKKAMDGEYRDIAHPINSGTREKIQSTILGRYEEALEKEPEEEVQEA
- a CDS encoding RluA family pseudouridine synthase; this encodes MSLSKIPRILFEDQEILVCHKPSGVPAQTNRIGTPDLVSILKNHLRKESRSPYLALIHRLDQPVEGLMVFAKTPRSAKELSRQLTTSGFGKYYLAVAEGVPSEAEADLTDYLVKDARSNTSHICSKDTPQAKIAKLHYKVLAAGTTADGSSCSLLKIHLDTGRHHQIRVQMAHMGHPLIGDRKYNLTGTSSPKLLLCAFRLSFRHPVTGKKMEFTLPVPEEYPLSAGKVL